The Pseudomonadota bacterium genome has a window encoding:
- a CDS encoding purine-nucleoside phosphorylase, producing the protein RAGGLMAVEDHINLTGLNPLRGPNDSARGPRFPDMTDAWDPRLRAALNDCAAERGIQLRSGVYVGLVGPSYETPAEVRMLRAMGADAVGMSTVLEAVAARHLGARIVGISCITNAAAQAGGPKLTHEDVQLAAARAADDLTRLIGAAMPSFAEAGR; encoded by the coding sequence CCGCGCGGGCGGGCTCATGGCGGTTGAGGATCACATCAACCTGACCGGGCTGAACCCGCTGCGCGGCCCGAACGACTCGGCGCGCGGCCCGCGGTTCCCGGACATGACCGACGCCTGGGATCCGCGGCTCCGCGCCGCGCTCAACGACTGCGCCGCGGAGCGGGGGATACAGCTCCGCAGCGGGGTCTACGTCGGCCTCGTCGGGCCGTCCTACGAGACGCCCGCCGAGGTGCGGATGCTCCGGGCGATGGGCGCGGACGCGGTCGGGATGTCGACCGTGCTCGAGGCTGTCGCCGCGCGCCACCTCGGGGCGCGGATCGTCGGGATCTCGTGCATCACGAACGCCGCCGCGCAGGCGGGCGGTCCCAAGCTCACGCACGAGGACGTGCAGCTCGCGGCGGCCCGCGCCGCCGACGATCTCACGCGGCTCATCGGGGCGGCGATGCCGTCGTTCGCGGAGGCGGGGCGATG